From Nicotiana tabacum cultivar K326 chromosome 22, ASM71507v2, whole genome shotgun sequence, one genomic window encodes:
- the LOC107774521 gene encoding ABC transporter A family member 11, which yields MAMELQRGFSLFWQQTIALLKKNFLLSMRSKRATFLQLFSSLFFLGLLFGIQKAMDFRSKHPSAIGAVNDPQALMNPPIPPCENKFFIKRPCYDFVWSGSGNRRIESIVTGILTNNPGRPIPPTKVKSFSTKDDLNNWLLSDPMRTPGALHFVERNATVISYGVVTNTSTYIQVPRVSEDPTFKFQLPLQLAASREIARSLLGDSKFSWNVGLKEFAHPAIEDREAGDSFQNFAFVAIFSPIFFYAISMFGFVFQISSMVLEKELKLRQAMTVMGLFDSAYWCSWLIWEGIMTFLSSLLIVLFGMMFQLHLFLKNNFLIVLLLFFLFQLNMVGFAFLVSNFIRKSASTTSASFAIFVIGCGTQTFSGVLYSDTSHKTSYRRTIWSFFPPNPFSGGLNLLLYAADNGGISWSRLSECDIDDSYCYSILHYYRWLIATFFLWLILAIYLDNIIPNSAGVRKPLYYFLKPGYWRGRGEEKFKENAPCCGSGSAPPLDSFTQDDEDVLVEENRVKQQAEEGNVDPNVAVQLQDLNKMYSRTISLSCHSCCLLCCYCRCKIKKPYKAVQGLWLNLEKDQLFCLLGPNGAGKTTVISCLTGITPVTHGNALIYGNSVRSSNGISNIRKLIGVCSQFDTLWDALSGQEHLELFATIKGLSPTSKRSETKKLLADVKLDDVAKVRAGGYSGGMKRRLSLAIALIGDPKLLFLDEPTTGMDPVTRRHIWSVIEAAKQGRSIILTTHSMEEANILSDRIGIMAKGRLRCIGTSTLLKSRFGVGFIAKVSFSKTADNVNSMANTLDSKHHEAVKEFFKQHLDVTPKEEDKSFLTFVIPHEKEKLLENFFAELENRELEFGILNIQIGITTLEEVFLNIAKKAELEVAASEETIMPLILPSGTTLQVPLGSKYVEIPGTISTENPRGLMIEVYWEQDDHGNLCISGHSDEIPVPPNLQISTSTLVIAKPKV from the exons ATGGCAATGGAATTGCAAAGAGGATTTTCATTGTTTTGGCAGCAAACAATTGCTTTACTGAAGAAGAATTTCTTGCTCTCAATGAGAAGTAAGAGAGCCACATTTCTTCAGTTATTTTCGTCGCTCTTCTTCTTAGGTCTCTTGTTTGGAATCCAAAAGGCCATGGATTTTCGCTCCAAGCATCCATCCGCTATAGGGGCAGTCAACGATCCTCAGGCTCTGATGAATCCTCCTATACCGCCATGCGAGAACAAGTTCTTTATCAAGCGTCCGTGTTATGACTTTGTGTGGAGTGGAAGTGGCAACAGAAGAATTGAATCCATTGTTACTGGAATTCTGACTAATAATCCAGGTCGACCTATTCCTCCTACCAAG GTCAAGTCATTTAGTACAAAAGATGATCTGAACAATTGGCTTCTCAGTGATCCAATGCGTACCCCTGGAGCTTTGCATTTCGTGGAACGAAATGCCACAGTTATAAGTTATGGTGTTGTAACAAATACATCTACATACATTCAAGTTCCAAGGGTATCTGAAGATCCAACTTTCAAATTCCAACTTCCCCTTCAACTAGCTGCATCTCGAGAGATTGCAAGGTCCTTGCTTGGAG ATTCAAAGTTCAGCTGGAATGTTGGTCTCAAGGAATTTGCGCATCCTGCAATAGAAGACCGTGAAGCTGGAGATTCATTTCAAAACTTTGcttttgttgctattttcagtCCAATCTTCTTCTATGCAATCTCTATGTTTGGTTTTGTATTTCAGATCAGCTCAATGGTTCTTGAGAAGGAGCTCAAACTTCGCCAG GCAATGACTGTGATGGGACTTTTTGATTCTGCTTATTGGTGCTCGTGGCTTATATGGGAGGGAATTATGACATTCCTTTCATCCCTCCTCATTGTTCTTTTTGGAATGATGTTTCAGCTTCACCTTTTCTTGAAAAACAACTTTTTGATTGTTctacttttgttctttcttttccaACTCAACATG GTTGGTTTTGCTTTCTTAGTATCAAACTTCATCCGCAAGTCCGCTTCAACTACATCTGCCAGCTTTGCCATATTTGTAATTGGTTGTGGAACTCAG ACATTTTCAGGGGTTCTCTACAGTGACACAAGCCATAAAACAAGCTATAGAAGAACAATTTGGTCCTTCTTTCCGCCTAATCCCTTTTCAGGAGGTCTGAATCTGTTATTATATGCAGCAGACAATGGCGGGATCAGCTGGAGTAGGCTTTCCGAGTGTGACATTGATGATTCGTATTGCTATTCAATT CTCCATTACTATCGATGGCTCATTGCGACGTTCTTCCTGTGGCTTATTTTGGCTATCTACCTTGACAATATCATACCCAACTCAGCAGGTGTAAGAAAACCCTTATATTACTTTTTGAAACCTGGATATTGGAGAGGAAGAGGTGAAGAAAAGTTTAAAG AAAATGCTCCATGTTGCGGTTCTGGTTCTGCGCCGCCACTTGACAGTTTTACTCAAGATGATGAAGATGTTCTTGTTGAGGAAAATAGAGTGAAACAACAAGCGGAGGAAGGCAATGTTGATCCTAATGTTGCTGTGCAGCTACAAGATCTTAATAAGATGTATTCTAGGACAATAAGCTTAAGTTGCCATTCTTGCTGCCTTCTCTGTTGCTACTGTAGATGCAAGATTAAGAAACCTTATAAGGCTGTCCAG GGTCTTTGGTTAAATCTTGAGAAGGATCAATTGTTCTGTCTCTTGGGACCAAATGGAGCTGGCAAAACAACTGTAATTAGTTGCTTGACTGGTATAACTCCAGTCACTCATGGAAATG CACTGATCTATGGAAACTCTGTTCGAAGTTCGAATGGTATCTCCAACATAAGAAAGCTGATTGGAGTCTGCTCGCAG TTTGACACACTTTGGGATGCATTATCCGGACAAGAGCACCTTGAACTCTTTGCCACCATCAAAGGCTTATCACCAACTTCAAAAAGATCG GAAACTAAAAAATTGTTGGCTGATGTGAAACTTGATGATGTTGCCAAAGTAAGAGCAGGTGGCTACAGTGGTGGAATGAAGCGTCGCCTCAGTTTAGCAATAGCATTGATTGGAGATCCAAAACTTCTATTTTTAGATGAACCA ACAACTGGTATGGATCCTGTAACTCGAAGGCATATCTGGAGTGTAATTGAGGCTGCAAAGCAAGGACGTTCTATTATTCTGACAACACATTCTATGGAGGAAGCTAATATTTTATCAGATCGCATTGGGATTATGGCAAAGGGTAGACTTCGTTGCATTGGAACATCAACCTTGCTGAAGTctcgatttggagttggctttaTCGCTAAAGTTAGCTTCAGTAAAACTGCTGACAATGTGAATTCCATGGCAAATACACTAGACAGCAAGCATCATGAGGCTGTCAAAGAATTCTTCAAACAG CATTTAGATGTCACACCAAAAGAGGAAGATAAATCCTTCTTGACTTTTGTTATCCCTCATGAAAAGGAGAAGCTACTAGAA AATTTCTTTGCAGAGCTAGAAAATAGAGAACTGGAGTTTGGCATATTAAATATCCAAATTGGTATTACAACGCTAGAAGAAGTGTTCTTGAACATTGCAAAGAAGGCAGAGCTTGAAGTGGCTGCATCCGAGGAAACTATCATGCCGCTGATTTTACCATCAGGAACTACTCTCCAA GTACCTCTAGGATCAAAGTATGTGGAGATCCCTGGCACAATTTCCACAGAGAACCCCCGAGGCCTTATGATCGAGGTCTATTGGGAGCAAGATGATCATGGAAATCTCTGCATTTCTGGCCATTCAGATGAGATTCCAGTGCCACCTAATCTTCAAATATCAACTTCCACTTTAGTTATTGCCAAGCCGAAAGTCTAA